The following coding sequences are from one Mugil cephalus isolate CIBA_MC_2020 chromosome 9, CIBA_Mcephalus_1.1, whole genome shotgun sequence window:
- the pld3 gene encoding 5'-3' exonuclease PLD3: MKTDIPYDQLVDMEGRRKESSRKGQVYLRCLIALATVACVLLAAIALYNLLTPSTRSVRPAPSISQRLSRVESCSDPCRVVLVESIPEGLEFNSSTTHPSIFNTWMNLMAEARSSVDIASFYWTLTNKDTRTQAPSAYQGEAVLKKLAELSGTLSVRIAVNTPQGSQPQDDLRLLNDSGANIRTVNMKELTTGVLHTKFWVVDKKHIYIGSANMDWRSLTQVKELGAVVYNCSCLAADLGKIFEAYWFVGGGQSIPSPWPTSFSTDYNKDTPLHLPLNNTPSSVYLSSSPPSFCATGRTSDIQSILSVMEDAQKFIHIAVMNYLPTMEFSYPKRYWAEIDTQLRRVAYEKRVSVKLLISCWAHSQPVMLPFLKSLASVHDHKSKLDIQVRLFVVPANPEQKEIPYARVNHNKYMVTDKIAYIGTSNWSGDYFVNTAGSALVVNQTGSGSEEATVQSQLQAVFDRDWDSAYSTPLTQDSDLKDFC, from the exons ATGAAGACGGACATCCCTTACGACCAG CTGGTGGAcatggaggggaggagaaaagagtCCAGCAGGAAAGGACAGGTG TACCTCAGGTGTTTGATAGCTCTGGCCACTGTAGCTTGTGTGCTGCTGGCTGCCATCGCCCTCTACAACCTCCTGACACCAAGTACTCGCTCCGTCCGACCCGCCCCGAGCATCAGCCAGCGTCTGTCCCGGGTCGAGTCCTGCTCAGACCCCTGCAG AGTTGTCCTGGTGGAGAGCATCCCTGAAGGACTGGAGTTTAACTCCAGCACCActcatccctccatcttcaACACGTGGATGAATCTGATGGCCGAGGCTCGCAGCAGTGTCGACATCGCCTCCTTCTACTGGACGCTCACCAACAAAGACACCAGGACTCAGGCGCCGTCAGCCTATCAG GGTGAGGCGGTGCTGAAGAAACTAGCTGAACTATCGGGGACGTTATCTGTTCGTATTGCAGTGAACACACCTCAGGGGAGTCAACCACAGGACGACCTCAGGCTGCTCAACGACTCAG gagcCAATATCAGGACGGTGAACATGAAAGAGCTCACCACTGGCGTCCTTCACACCAAGTTCTGGGTGGTggacaagaaacacatttacattggTAGCGCCAACATGGACTGGAGGTCCCtcacacag GTGAAGGAGCTGGGCGCTGTGGTCTACAACTGCAGCTGTTTGGCCGCAGACCTGGGGAAGATCTTTGAGGCCTACTGGTTCGTGGGGGGAGGTCAGTCGATCCCGTCGCCGTGGCCGACCAGCTTCTCCACCGACTACAACAAGGACACGCCCCTCCACCTGCCACTCAACAACACGCCGTCCAGCGTCTACCTGTCG AGTTCGCCTCCGTCCTTCTGTGCAACCGGCAGAACTTCAGACATTCAGTCCATCCTCTCTGTGATGGAAGACGCCCAGAAATTCATCCACATCGCCGTCATGAACTACCTGCCCACCATGGAGTTCTCATATCCGAAGAG GTACTGGGCCGAGATCGACACACAGCTGAGGCGCGTGGCCTACGAGAAGCGCGTCTCTGTGAAGCTGCTGATCAGCTGCTGGGCTCATTCTCAGCCCGTCATGCTTCCCTTCCTCAAGTCTCTGGCCTCGGTTCACGACCACAAAAGTAAACTGGACATCCAAGTG AGGCTGTTCGTGGTCCCTGCCAACCCCGAGCAGAAGGAGATTCCCTACGCAAGGGTTAACCACAACAAGTACATGGTCACAGACAAGATAGCATATATCG gaaCATCTAACTGGTCAGGGGACTACTTTGTGAACACGGCCGGCTCAGCGCTGGTTGTCAACCAGACAGGGTCTGGGTCCGAGGAGGCGACCGTCCAGTCCCAGCTGCAGGCCGTCTTCGACAGGGACTGGGACTCTGCATACAGCACTCCTCTCACCCAGGACTCAGACCTCAAAGACTTCTGCTAG